Proteins encoded in a region of the Streptococcus sanguinis genome:
- the trhA gene encoding PAQR family membrane homeostasis protein TrhA, with protein MNYALKLSKKLSFGEEIANAVTHAVGAVLMLILLPISAIYSYEGHGLVAAVGTSIFVISLFLMFLSSTVYHSMSYGSTHKYILRIIDHSMIYIAIAGSYTPVVLSLMNNWFGYLIIAIQWGTTIFGILYKIFAKKVNEKFSLALYLIMGWLVVFIIPQIIGQTGPIFWGLMLAGGLCYTVGAGFYAQKKPYFHMIWHLFILAASALQYLAIVYFM; from the coding sequence TTGAACTACGCGCTTAAACTCAGTAAAAAACTATCCTTCGGAGAGGAAATTGCTAACGCTGTTACCCATGCGGTAGGGGCTGTTCTGATGCTTATTCTGCTGCCTATCTCAGCTATTTATAGCTATGAAGGGCACGGATTGGTGGCTGCTGTCGGAACTTCTATCTTTGTTATCAGCCTCTTTCTTATGTTCCTCTCTTCAACTGTCTACCATTCAATGTCCTATGGCTCGACCCATAAGTATATCTTGCGCATTATCGACCACTCCATGATTTACATCGCTATCGCTGGCAGCTACACGCCAGTCGTGCTGTCGCTGATGAATAACTGGTTTGGCTATCTCATCATTGCCATCCAGTGGGGCACGACCATTTTTGGCATTCTCTATAAGATTTTCGCTAAGAAGGTCAATGAAAAATTCAGCTTAGCTCTCTATCTGATTATGGGCTGGCTGGTTGTCTTTATCATTCCGCAGATTATCGGTCAAACTGGACCTATCTTCTGGGGACTCATGCTGGCTGGTGGTCTCTGCTATACTGTAGGAGCTGGTTTCTATGCTCAAAAGAAGCCCTACTTCCACATGATTTGGCATCTTTTCATTCTAGCTGCTTCCGCCCTGCAATACCTTGCTATCGTTTATTTTATGTAA
- a CDS encoding DUF1836 domain-containing protein, whose protein sequence is MNSQQVFPKWDELPELDLYLDQVLLYVNNVCGSSISAADKGLTASMINNYVKHGYIAKPVKKKYQRRQVARLIAITTLKTVFSIQEISATLNMLHKSADSQDLYNDFVDYMNGSKLDVAPIISTACQTVKLYQKTLSLIQVPNEEEENLELRA, encoded by the coding sequence TTGAACTCTCAACAAGTTTTTCCCAAGTGGGACGAATTACCAGAACTAGACCTATATTTGGACCAAGTTCTGCTCTATGTAAACAATGTCTGTGGCTCTTCTATTTCAGCTGCTGACAAGGGACTGACCGCTTCTATGATTAACAACTATGTCAAGCATGGCTATATTGCCAAGCCAGTCAAGAAAAAATATCAACGCCGCCAGGTAGCTCGCTTGATTGCTATCACGACCTTAAAAACGGTCTTTTCTATCCAGGAAATTTCTGCTACTTTAAATATGCTACATAAATCAGCAGATTCGCAAGATCTCTATAATGACTTCGTTGACTACATGAATGGCAGCAAGCTAGACGTGGCACCCATCATTTCCACTGCCTGCCAGACGGTCAAACTCTATCAAAAGACCTTATCCCTAATCCAAGTACCAAATGAGGAGGAAGAAAATCTTGAACTACGCGCTTAA
- a CDS encoding VanZ family protein, which yields MKKQTIFDMAAFLGSLIFWSWLYMRFFYAYVAVVFYKNQPEWNLLIPASIILTLTAITSLFIRGLYSRHIPRWQVVASYTLYFLILFYALFLKNIGRQGFSLDLQSFTYNWIYGDKLVPTMNIIMFIPLGFLCKLSWKHVAYFTLAIGLVEGSQYLFHLGIFDLGDILTNLLGFIIGSYLLETALGKWVVRHIH from the coding sequence ATGAAAAAACAAACAATCTTTGATATGGCAGCCTTCCTAGGCAGTCTGATTTTTTGGTCTTGGCTCTATATGCGCTTTTTTTATGCCTACGTAGCCGTCGTCTTTTACAAGAATCAGCCAGAATGGAACCTGCTGATACCAGCTTCTATCATCCTGACTCTGACAGCCATTACCTCGCTTTTTATTCGTGGTCTCTACAGTCGGCACATTCCCCGTTGGCAGGTAGTGGCTAGTTACACCCTCTATTTTCTCATTCTATTTTATGCCCTCTTTTTGAAAAATATCGGCAGGCAGGGCTTCAGTCTGGACCTGCAGTCTTTTACCTATAATTGGATTTATGGAGATAAGCTGGTACCAACCATGAATATCATTATGTTCATTCCGCTGGGCTTTCTCTGCAAGTTGTCATGGAAACATGTGGCTTATTTTACCTTAGCTATCGGTCTGGTTGAGGGGAGCCAGTATCTCTTTCACCTTGGCATTTTTGACTTGGGTGATATCTTGACCAATCTGCTAGGCTTCATCATCGGCAGCTATCTACTAGAGACAGCCTTAGGCAAATGGGTTGTCCGACACATTCACTAA
- the yaaA gene encoding peroxide stress protein YaaA: protein MKILIPTAKELNLTAPSAIPNPLSAQTQAVLNELATMSVADLASFYKISPERAEIERQAIQALREGTAQHAPALYLFDGLMYRHIKRRDYTKEESQYIEKHLAITSALYGVIPALEPIAPHRLDFMMPLKLDGKSLKAFWKEAYDNALAEDEMIFSLLSSEFETVFSKEIRQRMIGFKFLEDRDGQLKVHSTISKKARGEFLTALITNQVTEVEQMKKLSFAGFTYRPDLSSDQELVYVKEV from the coding sequence ATGAAAATTCTTATCCCAACTGCGAAAGAGTTGAATCTAACTGCGCCATCTGCAATCCCAAATCCACTTTCAGCACAAACTCAAGCTGTGTTGAATGAGTTGGCAACCATGTCAGTAGCTGACTTGGCATCTTTTTATAAAATTTCCCCAGAAAGAGCGGAGATAGAGCGGCAAGCCATTCAGGCTTTGCGAGAAGGAACTGCTCAGCATGCTCCAGCCCTCTATCTTTTTGATGGCCTTATGTACCGCCATATCAAGAGGAGGGACTATACCAAGGAGGAAAGTCAGTATATCGAGAAGCATCTTGCCATCACATCAGCGCTTTACGGTGTCATCCCAGCCCTGGAGCCTATAGCGCCTCATCGCTTGGACTTTATGATGCCACTCAAGTTAGATGGGAAGAGTCTCAAGGCATTTTGGAAAGAAGCTTATGACAATGCTCTGGCAGAAGATGAGATGATTTTCTCCCTCCTGTCCAGCGAGTTTGAAACGGTCTTTTCCAAGGAAATCCGCCAGCGCATGATAGGCTTTAAGTTTCTGGAAGATCGAGACGGCCAGCTGAAAGTCCATTCGACCATCTCTAAAAAAGCGCGTGGTGAGTTTTTAACAGCTCTAATAACTAACCAAGTAACAGAAGTCGAACAGATGAAAAAATTAAGCTTTGCAGGCTTTACATACCGACCTGATCTGTCCAGTGACCAAGAGTTAGTTTATGTCAAGGAAGTATAA
- a CDS encoding TIGR04197 family type VII secretion effector — MKFLRSFRTMGKIKSSTISAQNVISELVGVDTSDKQNQQVEFSYTTEIAGMEAGRQACNQMLQAVSDFSVAVLAQANKFPDIAYKIEKRDVEQAQRWSN, encoded by the coding sequence ATGAAGTTTCTAAGGAGTTTTAGAACTATGGGAAAAATTAAGTCGAGTACTATCTCTGCTCAGAATGTTATCAGTGAATTGGTTGGGGTAGATACAAGTGACAAGCAAAATCAGCAGGTAGAGTTTAGCTATACAACAGAGATTGCTGGGATGGAAGCAGGCCGCCAAGCATGCAATCAAATGCTGCAGGCTGTCAGTGACTTTAGCGTAGCTGTCCTGGCTCAGGCTAATAAATTTCCTGATATAGCTTATAAAATTGAAAAGCGTGATGTAGAGCAGGCGCAACGTTGGAGCAACTGA
- a CDS encoding LXG domain-containing protein, which translates to MGVKYSSSESSQLMEAMANNIQVANEVTDRLSQGCDHLIATLDSGELMGAAYTAGKGLFSEIIIPAIKKLQAAVDDIQTELNSYRAADAQVAEYGNLDLDQLKKTKELREQQLASVKKAIEAKESFLERMKSIATFNIVSHMQSLVILSSAESQIESQIKELEEKIEKLEFFVAQVSQYFSDSLEVLRLAIQGASQLSQVLVDSNGNHYVDGVDMSWVKKMQGQKIESIKYDSSKNAKYLVKEYGNTLNKIEKASTISEKKSAVEEFLNKNFPDLDKEVRDNLISEIVEGVDKQLANNPTVIKNLQKAGLTWEMIKQLKAYSLGLDSPNVGIGSNFVTTTTEVVETANGPELQTNSTIFGGLLSRGVNAALVAWDYQSQIDDGADIEDAALKTAGHFGIGLGAGKIGAAIGTALFPGPGSIAGFATGFVVGSIISVATNKSFDDVYDKHIEPVVEDAKNYLLDNKKENSGSKGYLDKIGLEQ; encoded by the coding sequence ATGGGAGTAAAGTACAGTTCATCAGAGTCTTCACAGCTGATGGAGGCCATGGCTAATAATATTCAAGTGGCCAATGAGGTGACAGACCGATTGTCTCAGGGCTGTGACCACCTAATAGCTACCCTAGACTCAGGAGAACTCATGGGAGCTGCCTATACAGCAGGGAAAGGCCTCTTTTCAGAGATTATCATTCCTGCCATAAAGAAGCTACAGGCTGCAGTGGACGACATTCAAACGGAGTTAAATTCATACAGAGCTGCAGATGCTCAGGTAGCTGAGTACGGAAACCTCGACCTGGATCAGCTGAAGAAGACAAAAGAATTGAGAGAGCAGCAGCTAGCCTCTGTCAAAAAGGCTATTGAAGCCAAAGAATCTTTCTTAGAGCGTATGAAGTCTATTGCTACATTTAATATCGTTTCTCACATGCAGTCTCTGGTGATTCTTTCTAGTGCAGAGTCTCAAATTGAATCACAAATCAAAGAATTGGAAGAGAAGATTGAAAAGCTGGAGTTCTTTGTCGCTCAGGTTTCTCAATATTTCAGCGATAGTCTAGAAGTCCTCCGTCTAGCTATCCAAGGAGCCAGCCAGCTAAGCCAAGTCCTAGTAGACAGCAACGGTAATCACTATGTTGATGGAGTGGACATGAGCTGGGTCAAGAAAATGCAAGGACAGAAGATTGAAAGTATAAAATATGATTCTTCTAAGAATGCTAAGTATTTGGTTAAAGAATATGGAAATACTTTGAATAAGATAGAAAAAGCGTCTACTATTAGTGAAAAGAAATCAGCAGTAGAAGAATTTTTAAATAAGAATTTTCCAGATCTAGACAAAGAGGTTCGGGATAACCTAATCAGTGAAATAGTAGAAGGAGTTGATAAACAGTTAGCTAACAATCCAACTGTGATCAAAAATTTACAGAAAGCTGGCCTTACCTGGGAGATGATTAAACAACTTAAGGCCTATTCACTTGGTTTAGATAGTCCAAATGTAGGCATTGGGTCAAATTTTGTAACGACAACAACTGAAGTTGTTGAGACTGCAAATGGACCTGAATTACAAACTAATTCCACTATCTTTGGTGGATTGCTTTCTAGAGGCGTTAACGCTGCTTTAGTTGCTTGGGACTATCAAAGTCAGATTGATGATGGAGCTGACATTGAGGATGCGGCTCTTAAAACGGCGGGACATTTCGGTATAGGACTGGGAGCTGGTAAAATTGGAGCTGCAATTGGAACAGCGCTTTTCCCAGGACCAGGTAGTATAGCTGGTTTTGCAACTGGCTTTGTAGTAGGATCTATCATTAGTGTAGCAACTAATAAGTCTTTTGATGATGTTTATGATAAACATATAGAACCAGTTGTTGAAGATGCAAAAAATTATTTGTTAGATAATAAGAAAGAAAATTCAGGCTCTAAAGGTTACTTAGATAAAATTGGACTTGAGCAGTAG
- a CDS encoding ABC transporter permease, which yields MKKTKSMIIIGGFQGRNIFYDVKSKKVYSNKVNERVFPNLRWLVVAIGILGNAFLVQVNNIKIESPIFKVIVLSACLILISLVCHFGFKDEYLGQNVEAFNPKLYEHVGWLNFLEEERNRLYILLITFAVSSFLTVFQMREYLTAPTMTNLIEVIAFYFIFYMVTAKSNFMKRMTAIKQLIKNK from the coding sequence ATGAAGAAAACGAAATCTATGATTATCATAGGTGGCTTTCAAGGTCGAAACATCTTTTATGATGTGAAAAGTAAAAAAGTATATTCAAATAAAGTAAATGAGAGAGTTTTTCCTAATCTCAGATGGTTAGTAGTAGCGATTGGAATTTTGGGAAATGCCTTTCTCGTTCAAGTAAACAATATAAAAATTGAATCGCCTATTTTCAAAGTAATTGTTTTGAGTGCGTGTCTTATTCTTATATCTTTGGTTTGTCACTTTGGATTTAAAGATGAGTATTTAGGGCAAAACGTTGAGGCGTTTAATCCCAAATTATATGAACATGTTGGTTGGTTGAATTTTTTAGAAGAAGAGAGAAACCGATTATATATTCTTCTTATTACATTTGCAGTGAGTTCTTTCTTAACTGTTTTTCAAATGAGAGAATATTTGACCGCTCCTACCATGACAAACTTAATAGAAGTTATTGCCTTTTATTTTATATTTTATATGGTAACAGCAAAAAGCAATTTTATGAAAAGAATGACGGCAATAAAGCAATTGATAAAAAATAAATAA
- a CDS encoding DUF4176 domain-containing protein, whose product MSKLLPIGSVVQLKNGQVKIMIINRYPLYNNKGEIGYLDYSGCVYPFGMTDNQACFFNQEDIEKVWFEGYIDESEEKMLAKIEDELSQIPYPKYSLADL is encoded by the coding sequence ATGTCCAAGTTACTACCGATAGGGAGTGTTGTCCAACTTAAAAATGGACAAGTAAAAATTATGATTATTAACCGTTATCCTCTATATAATAATAAGGGTGAAATTGGTTATTTAGACTATTCCGGTTGTGTATATCCTTTTGGTATGACGGATAATCAAGCTTGCTTTTTTAACCAAGAAGATATTGAAAAAGTTTGGTTTGAGGGGTATATAGATGAATCAGAAGAGAAAATGCTAGCAAAAATAGAAGATGAATTATCTCAAATTCCTTATCCTAAATATTCTTTAGCTGATTTATAA
- a CDS encoding NADPH-dependent FMN reductase: protein MSKVLFIVGSLRQGSFNHQLAEQAEKALAGKAEVSYLDYKDVPFFNQDIESPAPAAVAKVREEILAADAIWIFSPVYNWAIPGVVKNLLDWASRALDLSDPTGPSALNAKVVTVSSVANGTSPDEVFKHYRSLLPFIRMNVVEPFTGVGINPEAWGTGQLTVAEDKLAELSAQADALLAALN from the coding sequence ATGTCTAAAGTATTATTCATCGTCGGCTCGCTTCGTCAAGGTTCTTTCAACCACCAATTGGCTGAGCAAGCTGAAAAAGCTTTGGCTGGCAAGGCAGAAGTTTCATATCTTGATTACAAAGATGTACCATTCTTCAACCAAGACATCGAAAGTCCTGCTCCAGCTGCTGTTGCTAAGGTTCGTGAAGAAATCTTGGCCGCTGACGCTATCTGGATTTTCTCACCTGTCTACAACTGGGCTATTCCAGGAGTAGTGAAAAACCTCTTGGACTGGGCTTCACGCGCTTTGGATCTGTCAGACCCGACTGGTCCATCTGCTCTGAATGCTAAGGTTGTTACTGTTTCATCTGTAGCTAACGGCACATCACCAGATGAAGTATTCAAGCACTACCGCAGCCTGCTGCCATTCATCCGTATGAACGTGGTAGAACCATTCACAGGTGTTGGTATCAACCCAGAAGCATGGGGAACTGGTCAACTGACTGTCGCAGAAGACAAACTTGCTGAACTCTCAGCACAGGCTGATGCTCTTTTAGCAGCCCTTAACTAA
- a CDS encoding MarR family winged helix-turn-helix transcriptional regulator: MKITDDLSKETLLDLKTMIVFHKAARTIRAIEAQIFKKHDLTPTQFSVLETLYSKGELRIQDLIDRILATSGNMTVVIKNMERDGWIVRTCDPNDRRAFLIGLTEQGRAKIEAALPDHIKNIQQALSILEEDDKQDLIRILKNFKKMS, translated from the coding sequence ATGAAGATTACAGACGATTTAAGCAAAGAAACTCTGCTTGATTTGAAAACCATGATTGTCTTTCACAAGGCAGCAAGAACCATACGTGCCATTGAAGCCCAGATTTTTAAAAAGCATGATTTGACTCCTACTCAGTTTTCCGTCTTAGAAACCTTGTACAGCAAAGGGGAACTGCGTATTCAGGACCTGATTGACCGCATATTGGCAACTTCTGGCAACATGACTGTTGTCATCAAAAATATGGAACGCGACGGCTGGATTGTCCGCACCTGCGACCCAAATGACCGCCGGGCTTTTTTGATTGGTTTGACAGAACAAGGCAGAGCTAAAATTGAAGCCGCCCTGCCTGATCATATTAAAAATATTCAGCAAGCTCTTTCCATTCTCGAAGAAGACGATAAGCAAGACTTGATTCGAATTTTAAAAAATTTCAAAAAAATGAGCTAA
- a CDS encoding DUF5590 domain-containing protein, which yields MKYKNRNKASFPIWQYLIGIFIVLSVLVFSFFAVLQVSMQPRQSAKEASSRLAKEYADLEKVDSFAFYNGQESYYSLLGKTSKGVEKAVLIAKDSNEIRVYRLDQGVSQAEAKSIAKENGAGTVDKVTMGYFQDQPIWEVKSGGTYYLIGFESGLLVSKEGL from the coding sequence GTGAAATATAAAAATAGAAATAAAGCCAGTTTTCCAATTTGGCAGTACCTTATCGGTATTTTTATCGTTCTCAGTGTTCTTGTCTTTTCATTTTTTGCAGTTTTGCAAGTATCTATGCAGCCGAGACAGTCGGCTAAGGAAGCAAGCAGCCGCTTGGCCAAGGAATACGCAGATCTTGAAAAAGTTGACTCATTTGCCTTCTACAATGGGCAGGAATCTTACTACAGTCTTCTTGGCAAGACAAGTAAGGGTGTCGAAAAAGCTGTATTGATTGCAAAAGATTCCAATGAGATTCGGGTCTATCGACTGGACCAAGGCGTCAGTCAGGCTGAGGCGAAGAGCATTGCCAAGGAAAATGGAGCGGGAACTGTTGATAAGGTGACCATGGGCTATTTTCAGGATCAGCCCATCTGGGAAGTCAAGTCGGGAGGCACCTACTACCTGATTGGTTTTGAAAGCGGACTCTTGGTCAGCAAGGAGGGACTATGA
- a CDS encoding pyridoxal phosphate-dependent aminotransferase produces MKLSNRVLKMEESVTLATAARAKALKAQGRDILSLTLGEPDFPTPKNIQDAAVAAIEDGRASFYTVTSGLPELKEAVVEYFANYYGYTIQPNQVTVATGAKFSLYTFFMSVLDSGDEAIIPTPYWVSYGDQIKMAEGTPVFVQATEENNFKVTVEQLEAARTDKTKVLVLNSPSNPTGMIYTADELLAIGNWAVEHDILILADDIYGRLVYNGNKFTPISSLSEEIRKQTVVINGVSKSYSMTGWRIGYAVGEPEIIAAMSKIAGQTTSNPTAAAQYAAIEALTGGQETVETMRQAFEERLNTIYPLLAQVPGFEVVKPQGAFYLFPNVKKAMEMKGYTDVTEFTTAILEEVGVALVTGAGFGAPENVRLSYATDLETLKEAVGRLQQFMESR; encoded by the coding sequence ATGAAATTATCAAATCGTGTCTTAAAGATGGAAGAAAGCGTGACTTTAGCAACAGCAGCGCGTGCTAAGGCTTTGAAAGCGCAGGGGCGGGATATTCTGTCTCTGACTCTGGGAGAGCCGGATTTTCCGACGCCTAAGAATATCCAAGATGCGGCTGTAGCAGCTATTGAGGATGGCCGTGCTAGTTTTTATACGGTGACTAGCGGTCTGCCAGAGCTAAAAGAAGCTGTAGTAGAGTATTTTGCCAACTATTACGGCTACACAATCCAGCCTAATCAAGTGACGGTGGCAACCGGAGCTAAGTTCTCCCTCTACACCTTCTTTATGAGTGTGCTTGACTCAGGTGATGAAGCTATCATTCCGACGCCTTACTGGGTCAGCTACGGGGACCAGATTAAGATGGCCGAGGGGACTCCTGTTTTTGTCCAAGCTACTGAGGAAAATAATTTCAAGGTGACGGTGGAACAGTTAGAAGCTGCTCGTACTGACAAGACTAAGGTCTTGGTTTTGAACTCGCCGTCCAACCCGACTGGTATGATTTATACAGCAGATGAGCTGCTGGCGATTGGAAACTGGGCTGTAGAGCATGATATTCTGATTTTGGCAGATGATATTTATGGACGTCTGGTTTATAACGGCAATAAATTTACGCCAATTTCTAGTCTATCAGAGGAGATTCGCAAGCAGACAGTGGTCATCAATGGTGTCTCTAAGAGCTACTCCATGACAGGTTGGCGGATTGGCTATGCAGTTGGTGAGCCAGAGATTATAGCAGCTATGAGTAAGATTGCAGGTCAGACGACTTCTAACCCGACAGCAGCGGCTCAATATGCAGCTATCGAAGCTCTGACTGGCGGTCAGGAAACGGTCGAGACTATGCGTCAAGCCTTTGAAGAGCGTCTGAATACTATTTATCCTCTCTTGGCTCAGGTGCCAGGATTTGAAGTGGTCAAGCCACAAGGTGCCTTCTATCTCTTTCCAAATGTCAAGAAAGCCATGGAAATGAAAGGTTATACAGATGTGACCGAGTTTACGACAGCAATTTTAGAAGAAGTTGGCGTGGCTCTGGTGACCGGAGCAGGCTTCGGTGCTCCAGAAAATGTCCGTCTTAGCTATGCGACAGACTTAGAAACTCTCAAAGAAGCCGTTGGACGTCTGCAGCAATTTATGGAGAGTAGATAG
- a CDS encoding VOC family protein, with protein MIDHFGITVKDLETSKLFYQQALEPLGYKIAFEIPQAVSFAEPRTVPAGDFWLSQGQSDASHFAFRAETREQVDAFYQAGLAAGGKDNGAPGIRPQYHQPYYAAFVLDPDGNNVEAVCHKE; from the coding sequence ATGATTGATCATTTTGGAATTACAGTCAAGGATTTGGAAACCAGCAAGCTCTTTTATCAACAAGCTTTAGAGCCATTGGGCTACAAGATTGCCTTTGAAATTCCTCAGGCAGTAAGTTTTGCAGAACCTCGGACAGTTCCAGCTGGAGATTTTTGGTTAAGTCAGGGGCAATCAGATGCGTCTCATTTTGCCTTTCGTGCAGAGACTAGGGAGCAGGTGGATGCTTTTTATCAAGCTGGCCTTGCAGCGGGTGGCAAAGATAATGGCGCCCCAGGCATTCGTCCCCAATATCACCAGCCTTATTATGCAGCCTTTGTCTTGGATCCGGATGGTAATAATGTCGAGGCAGTCTGTCATAAAGAATAA
- the asnS gene encoding asparagine--tRNA ligase gives MSKKIVTIIDVKNYVGQEVTIGAWVANKSGKGKIAFLQLRDGSAFFQGVAFKPNFIEKFGEEEGLAKFDTIKKLSQETSVYVTGIVKEDERSKFGYELDITDIEIIGESNDYPITPKEHGTDFLMDNRHLWLRSRKQVAMMQIRNAIIYATYEFFDKNGFMKFDSPILSGNAAEDSTELFETDYFGTPAYLSQSGQLYLEAGAMALGRVFDFGPVFRAEKSKTRRHLTEFWMMDAEYSYLTHDESLDLQEAYVKALIQGVLDRAPQALETLERDVELLKRYIAEPFKRVTYDEAIDLLQAHENDEDADYEHLEHGDDFGSPHETWISNHFGVPTFVVNYPAAIKAFYMKPVPGNPDRVLCADLLAPEGYGEIIGGSMREEDYDALVAKMNDLGMDTTEYEFYLDLRKYGTVPHGGFGIGIERMVTFVAGTKHIREAIPFPRMLHRIKP, from the coding sequence GTGTCAAAGAAAATCGTAACAATTATTGATGTGAAAAATTATGTTGGTCAAGAAGTGACCATCGGTGCTTGGGTAGCCAATAAGTCAGGTAAGGGTAAGATTGCTTTCTTGCAGCTACGTGATGGTTCTGCCTTTTTCCAAGGGGTGGCCTTCAAGCCTAACTTCATCGAGAAATTTGGCGAAGAAGAAGGATTGGCGAAGTTTGATACGATTAAAAAGCTTAGCCAAGAAACTTCTGTCTATGTGACAGGGATTGTCAAGGAAGACGAGCGTTCAAAATTTGGCTACGAGCTGGACATCACAGATATCGAAATCATTGGCGAGTCAAATGACTATCCAATCACGCCAAAAGAACATGGAACGGATTTCCTCATGGACAACCGTCACCTGTGGCTGCGTTCTCGTAAGCAAGTGGCAATGATGCAAATCCGCAATGCCATCATCTACGCTACCTATGAATTCTTTGACAAGAATGGCTTTATGAAGTTTGACAGCCCAATCTTGTCAGGAAATGCAGCAGAAGACTCAACTGAGCTCTTTGAAACAGACTACTTCGGAACTCCAGCTTACTTGAGCCAATCTGGTCAGCTTTATCTGGAAGCAGGTGCTATGGCTCTTGGTCGTGTCTTTGACTTTGGTCCTGTATTCCGTGCTGAAAAATCAAAAACTCGTCGTCATTTGACTGAGTTCTGGATGATGGATGCAGAGTATTCATACTTGACGCATGATGAGTCACTCGACTTGCAAGAAGCTTATGTTAAAGCTTTGATCCAAGGTGTTCTTGACCGCGCTCCTCAAGCTTTGGAAACGCTGGAACGTGATGTAGAACTTTTGAAACGCTATATTGCAGAGCCTTTCAAGCGTGTTACCTATGATGAAGCGATTGACCTCTTGCAAGCTCATGAGAATGATGAAGATGCTGACTATGAGCATCTGGAACATGGAGATGACTTCGGTTCACCGCATGAAACATGGATTTCAAACCACTTTGGTGTACCAACCTTTGTCGTGAACTACCCAGCAGCCATCAAGGCTTTCTATATGAAGCCAGTTCCTGGAAATCCAGACCGTGTCCTTTGTGCAGACTTGCTAGCTCCAGAAGGCTACGGTGAAATCATTGGTGGTTCTATGCGTGAAGAAGATTACGATGCTCTCGTTGCTAAGATGAATGACCTTGGTATGGATACGACAGAATATGAATTCTACCTTGATCTTCGTAAGTATGGAACAGTTCCGCACGGTGGCTTCGGTATCGGTATCGAGCGTATGGTAACCTTTGTGGCAGGGACCAAGCATATCCGTGAAGCTATCCCATTCCCACGTATGCTGCATCGTATTAAACCATAA